A DNA window from Fragaria vesca subsp. vesca linkage group LG3, FraVesHawaii_1.0, whole genome shotgun sequence contains the following coding sequences:
- the LOC101313496 gene encoding uncharacterized protein LOC101313496 — translation MEMVNAVSKCFRRKNVEWLDLESNGVVDNILSGLPVKCLLNVKAVSKFLHGLIHSQAFIGLHLSRSRENAKYIFFPFMPINRNIYFVDADAGVTETISLPTDERLSPLSMVCSYNECSPSEEDLGIGVAFGPDICEYKVFRFFCSKSNSEIVLPDPEDVLSWSLHPETRPETVLPPECEIYSSITGAWRCIGHVPHRPMGAHHVFVNGKVYWFIPSEEKHHVPGSILSVDMLEHFEVIGLPEPLTEISYLIDFEGCLSVVAVSKKDEPVVIWILKSENESVWEKKCSASIPYRGMMKVVDTLLGR, via the exons ATGGAAATGGTTAATGCTGTCAGTAAATGTTTCCGAAGGAAGAATGTTGAGTGGTTGGATCTGGAATCTAATGGTGTGGTCGATAATATACTTTCAGGGCTTCCTGTCAAGTGCCTTCTAAATGTTAAGGCTGTATCTAAATTCTTGCATGGTTTGATTCATAGTCAAGCCTTCATTGGATTGCATTTAAGTCGGTCAAGAGAAAATGCCAAGTATATATTTTTCCCTTTTATGCCAATTAACAGAAACATATATTTCGTTGATGCTGATGCGGGAGTCACTGAGACAATCAGTCTTCCTACTGATGAGCGTCTATCACCTCTTAGCATGGTTTGTTCCTATAATG AATGTAGCCCATCGGAAGAGGACCTAGGCATTGGTGTTGCCTTTGGGCCAGATATCTGTGAGTATAAAGTATTTCGGTTTTTCTGTTCCAAATCCAATTCTGAAATAGTCCTTCCTGACCCAGAGGATGTGCTATCTTGGAGTTTGCATCCCGAAACTAGACCTGAAACAGTACTCCCTCCGGAGTGTGAGATATATTCATCCATAACAGGAGCCTGGCGTTGTATAGGTCATGTTCCGCATCGTCCTATGGGTGCACATCACGTATTTGTTAACGGAAAAGTTTATTGGTTTATTCCCTCAGAAGAAAAACATCATGTCCCTGGTTCCATTCTTTCAGTTGATATGTTGGAACATTTTGAAGTTATTGGGCTTCCAGAGCCACTCACAGAAATCTCCTACTTAATTGATTTTGAAGGTTGCTTATCAGTAGTCGCGGTTTCTAAAAAAGATGAGCCTGTGGTTATTTGGATTTTAAAGAGTGAAAATGAATCTGTTTGGGAGAAGAAATGCAGTGCTTCTATTCCTTACAGAGGAATGATGAAG GTAGTGGACACTTTGCTGGGGAGGTGA